The genomic region GGTCTGTTTGATTTTGAATAAGCGCGTGAAAATCAAGAATTAAATTTTTTTTGTAAGGCATTGTTATTTAGTTTGATGAATTTATTTTTATTTGTTTTAGCATTTGTGTAAGACAGCTTTCGCTGCTTTTTCGTCTTCATTGCTGAGGCCTTGCCCCGTTGCCGCCTGTCTGTTTTTACCTGTTTCCAAGGCTTTTTTTTCCAATAGTTTACGATCCCGGCAAGATAAAAACGCCCGTAACTTACGTTTGCTGCGGGCAATTTTCTTTGGTACATATATCCACGTATTTTGATTGATTTGTACCCTGACTTTGCCCCGCAATCTCTTCTGACGGATTTGGGCAAGCACTTTGGCTTTACGTCGATCTTCCCAGGTAATTTCCCAGCTCATGATAAATATTTTTAGTTGGTTACTTAATTTTCCCCGGTTACACAGAACACCGATAACTACAGTTCTCTGTGTCACAAAGAAGTAGTCGGTGGTATTCGTATACCGATAAAGCGTTTGCTTTATGGAGCGAGCATAAAACAAGGTTAATATAGTTACAAGTGATTTTTTTTGCCCAGGAATTTTGGGCATAGTAATACGTCTTATGAGTAATCCAGCTGTGATAACAAGTCTTAGGTCTCCCTTCGTCTTAGATACAGTGAACAGTTCAGCTATCTGAAAAGAAAAGGTTGCACCGGGTTGAAACAGTGCTTCCTTTCTTACGCTCTTTTTTCAGGCATTTATAAATTATCCCTGAACAAAGCTTTCGTCATCTTCTTCTGATTTTCCTTCATTTTTTTGGCAAGCCCGTTCACGACGAAGGTTTTCTGCTTTACGTTTGAAATGAAAGAATATTTTTGATCTGATCTTTCCTTCGAAACTTTCGGGAAACTCAAAAAGAGTGAGCCGTTTTCCTTCAAAAACAATGGTTTGGATAGGTAAATCCTCTGCCTGAGGATATCTTTCTTTGAAGTCACGGTAGAACAAACTACCATTTAAGTGTTTAAGGTCAGTAATAGTGAAATCTTTGATATTACTTTCAAAAATCTTTTGAAGCACAGTAGTGCTCTTAGGAGCACTCTTTTGCGGGCGCTTCTTTGGCTTATTCATTTAATCTTACTTTGGATAAACAATTTATTGAACTACTGGCTTGAGGTATCTATCGAGTTCTAAAATTGATTTTGCCGGGTTGCCTAAGCAGACACCTGGCTACATTTATCTTTTTGTTTGAAGTAAGAAATTATCCGGGTTTCTATTTGATGAGCAAAACTTGCCGGAAATTTAAAAAGTCTGATCTGTTCGTTTCCAAAAGTGATCACTTGAACAGGTAAGGAGTCTGGTTCCTGCCACACATTATAGAGTAACCAGGCATTTAAGTTGCGAAGATCACTGGCAGTAAAGTTGTCAATATTACTTTCATAAATTTTTTGCAGTATGGTCACTTTTCTTGCTATACGCTTCCTTGTGCGTTTGTTGAATTCATTCATAATTTGATCTGTTTATTTGTTATTAAGTAAGTTGTAAAAAGACAGAATTGACTCAACAGTTTGTTTACTACCTGAGCCAGCCTGAATTCTACTTTATAGTATTTTTACAATTAACTCCTATTATTTTTTTGCAGGCGTTTTTTACGCAATGCATTAAGGTCTTTTCCTTAACGAGATGCAAATATTGAAAACAAGATGTTTACCTGCAAACATTATTTAAAATATTTAATAATTTTTTTGGAGAATTATTTTTATCAAAAATGATAGTAATAAAAAATACGATTAAATTTTGTAATGTAAGGTTAAGTTTATATTATTGCAGGATGTTTGGGTTCTTTCATTTGGGGAGTTATACAACAAGTAATGTTTTTGTGTAATTTTCCTTATGCTCTACGAGCGTTAGCTCCACCTATTTTCAATAATTTTTCGTGTACATTCACTCCAATTTGTTGTCAGTTAGCTTGCTTGACATCAAATTCTTTCTCAAAGAAACCCCACTTTCTTATTCCTTAGCTTAATTTAAAATGTTTCCAAAAAAACATTCAGGGCACTTTTATGCTTTTTTTTTGGGAAGATGGCGGAATTATAAGTCTGAACCTCTTTGTTTGCTCCGACAGTAATCAATTACATTTCTGTGTGGACATAAGCAAAAGAGGTACAACAACTCTCTGGTTGCCTGTTTGGTAAACCGCATGGGTTTGTTGTAGGTAATCAGACTAAAAATTCGCTCATTTTGAAACAAGGCTTCTATTGCTATTTTCTCATATATGATATTTTGTGGAAGTAAATGGAATTGCTATATTTGCACTAAAATAAAATATATAACAATTACCAACATTAAACATTACAAATGGGAATAGATATAGGTTTTAAAGAAAGGTTACTTAAAATTATACAAGACTTAGGGTATAACAGAAAAACATTTGCTGAAGAAATAGATGTACCTATCACAAGCGTTTATCAATACATCAGAGAAAAAAGCGCCATCAAGCCTTCGCTTAATTTTTTTATTAAGTTTTTAGATCGGTTTCCGAATGTGAATGGCAACTGGTTACTCACAGGTCAGGGAACTCCCCTCCTGAGCATGGATGGGAGCAGGAGTAATCAAAGTGGGCTGGTAAAAAATCTAAGAGAGCAGGTATTGACACAACAAACGCTTATTGATACGTTGTTTCAGGAAAATACTTATTTGAAATCAGAATTGGACGCAGTCAAAAGAGCCAATGAAAATTCTGGTACTCAAATTAAAGGCTAAATTTTGGATGAATAGTTTTAGTTAAAGTAAGTGTAAAACCTTCTCTGCTTCGATCGGAGAAGGTTTTTTTATGAAACTTCTCCTCTTATATATATACTTCCGGATATTTTTATGCTTCCTTTGTTTCCAGGTTATTCAACAACCTTTCTGCCTCATCAATTTTCTGCTGTGCTTCCTGAAAAAGCTGGCTGCTCTGCCGGAAAAGAGCAATCCCCTCCTTTAATAAAGTTTTTACCTGTCCATGAGGGGCATGGTACTCCATCATTTCTGTCGCGGTTAATTGAAATATTTGAGCAATGCTGGTAATCTCATCGAGGTCGAATGCCTGAGTACGGCCATTCTCCAGTCTCTCATAAGACTGTTTGCCCCACTTCAGTTTATCAGCCATTTGTTGTTGGGTAAACCCATGACTTTTGCGCAGTTGTTTGACTATTTTCAGTAGTTCCTTTTTTTTCATTTTGCTAAAATACCCGGTTTTTATTTTCTATACATCAGTAATTGATGCTTTTTTATGTGATAAGTAGTCGTTTTATTTGTAAACAGTCTTTAAATGACTATTTTTAAATTATTAAGACATAATTAAGTGATGTTTTTTAAATTCTTGCTTGCATTTGCGGGTAAACCAATACCTGACTAACTATGACTAAAAATACTTTTTTACAAAAAATCAAAAAAGCCAATTCAACTTCTGAGTTAAACACAAAGAATCCTTATGATGAGAAACATAAAAGCTCTCAGTATAAGGAGTATTACCAGAAGGCAGACACCTACATGACAGGCAAGTCGTACCTGGAACGACGAGTGGTGTGGTATAAACTAGGCAAAGGCTTTCGCTTGTTTTATCACCCGGTTTCGGTTGTGCTTGCCCTTATTACAGCTGTTTTACTTGCTACCCGCCATCTGGATTTTAAATCGTTGGGGGTTATTACTACCCTGTTGCTACTCCTCACATTGGTA from Microscilla marina ATCC 23134 harbors:
- a CDS encoding helix-turn-helix domain-containing protein → MGIDIGFKERLLKIIQDLGYNRKTFAEEIDVPITSVYQYIREKSAIKPSLNFFIKFLDRFPNVNGNWLLTGQGTPLLSMDGSRSNQSGLVKNLREQVLTQQTLIDTLFQENTYLKSELDAVKRANENSGTQIKG
- a CDS encoding helix-turn-helix transcriptional regulator, translated to MKKKELLKIVKQLRKSHGFTQQQMADKLKWGKQSYERLENGRTQAFDLDEITSIAQIFQLTATEMMEYHAPHGQVKTLLKEGIALFRQSSQLFQEAQQKIDEAERLLNNLETKEA